The nucleotide sequence GCTTTTTCCCGGATTTCCTGTATGGCCTCATCCACAGAATCGTCCTGGTTCACTGCCACAAATTCCTTGGCCATAATTCCACCGGCCGTTTCGCTGTGGTGAGCCAGCAGTTCCCGCACTTCTTCCTGTTCTTCCTTGTTAATATTCGAGAGAACGTTTTCGGCCAAGGATTCCGGAAGCTCCGAGATAATATCCGTAGCATCATCCGAATCCATTTCGGTGAGAACTTCCGAGATTTCTTTGGGGTTTAAGTCTTCAAGAAGTTCATCAATCAGGGGTTGATCCAATTCGGTAAGAATTTCCGAGGCGATATCTTTGGGAAGAAGTTTAAAGATGTACCGGCGCTCATCTTCATTAAAATAGCGTAAAATTTCGGCAATGTCTGCCGGGTGCAAATTTAGCAGAATATTCAGAATAAAATGATCGGCTTTTTGATCGACCAGCTCGCGCAAATCGTCGATCGTTTCTCTCAGAGCCTCTTCATTCAGAATGGCGTCGTGCTTGGATGCTTGTTTGACAGGTGTATCCATTCGTCTATTGAAACCTCTTCCGGGCGTCTGTTGAAATTAAATTCCATGCGTTCCTGAATATCAGGCGGAAAAATAGTTTTTAGTGAGTTTCGCAGAAGTTTTCGCCGCTGTTGAAAAGCGGTCTTGATCAATCGTAAAAAATACACGTCATTTTTTGGAATTTGTTCCCTTTGCGATTTCCATGTCAAGTGTATCACAGCGGATTCTACCCGGGGCCGGGGGCGAAAAACTGTTGAGGGAACTTTTAAAATGAGCCGCACATTGGCGAATGTTTGAACCCAGATGGATAAAATCCCGTAATTTTTTGTCCGTGGCCGGCCAACCACCCTTTCGGCCACCTCGCGTTGCATCATGAGCGTGGCGCTTCGGGTAAACCGGCGTTCTTCAATCAATTTAAAAAGAACCGGACTTGTAATACCATAAGGCAAGTTGCCCACCACGTGGATTGGCTGTCCGCTGAATTGTGAAAGCTTCAGTGCCAGAAAATCGGCGTGAATGAGAGAAAAATTAGGATTCTTGCCGAAGGCTCTTTTTAAATAATCGGCATAAAAATTGTCCAACTCAACGGCCACGACACGAAAATTTTTGGCCAGCAAAATTTGGGTCAATATTCCCCGCCCCGGGCCAATCTCCAACACGGTTTCTCCGGGTTCGGCCGGGACAGCTTCTACAATTTTCCGGGCGATGTTGGGATCGATCAGAAAATTCTGCCCGAGGCTTTTTTTGGCCGCAGGGAAATCGTTGAATCCTTTAGGCATTTTTCAGTTTTTGAAAGAGCTGATGGGCGTTTTCCGTTGTGATTTTTGCAATATCTTCAAGGGGTACGTGCTTGACCTCGCTGAATTTTTCCGCAATGTATCGAACAAAGGCGGGTTCGTTTCGTTTTCCCCGGAAGGGTACTGGCGCAAGAAATGGAGAATCGGTTTCAATCATAAGTCTGGCGAGAGGAAGTTCCCGAAGTACGTCCGCTGAATCGGCTCTTTTGAACGTAACCGTTCCGGTAAATGAAATCATAAATCCCGCTTCCAAAACCTGAAAAGCTGTGGAAACATCGCTCGAAAAGCAGTGAAAAACTCCTGTAACGGGCGAAAATTCCCTGTTTTGAATGATCGCCAAACTATCCGAATCGGCCTCCCGGTTATGAATGATGACCGGTAAATTTACGTCCCTGGCCAATTGAAGAAATCGCCGAAACACCTGAATTTGCAGATCTCGTGGATTATAATCCCGGTAATAATCGAGACCAATTT is from Calditrichota bacterium and encodes:
- the rsmA gene encoding ribosomal RNA small subunit methyltransferase A; this encodes MPKGFNDFPAAKKSLGQNFLIDPNIARKIVEAVPAEPGETVLEIGPGRGILTQILLAKNFRVVAVELDNFYADYLKRAFGKNPNFSLIHADFLALKLSQFSGQPIHVVGNLPYGITSPVLFKLIEERRFTRSATLMMQREVAERVVGRPRTKNYGILSIWVQTFANVRLILKVPSTVFRPRPRVESAVIHLTWKSQREQIPKNDVYFLRLIKTAFQQRRKLLRNSLKTIFPPDIQERMEFNFNRRPEEVSIDEWIHLSNKHPSTTPF
- a CDS encoding TatD family hydrolase, whose product is MFIDTHAHLNFESFDTDRDAVIQRAMAAGVDKIIVPSVDEKSSLLAIELAERYPQIYAAVGIHPQDAQDYSENRMHLFYDWATHPKVVAIGEIGLDYYRDYNPRDLQIQVFRRFLQLARDVNLPVIIHNREADSDSLAIIQNREFSPVTGVFHCFSSDVSTAFQVLEAGFMISFTGTVTFKRADSADVLRELPLARLMIETDSPFLAPVPFRGKRNEPAFVRYIAEKFSEVKHVPLEDIAKITTENAHQLFQKLKNA